The proteins below are encoded in one region of Vespa velutina chromosome 11, iVesVel2.1, whole genome shotgun sequence:
- the LOC124952828 gene encoding uncharacterized protein LOC124952828 isoform X1: MIKSFVERMPGRSRSLVFFLLVVAVIISSIICTGSCQNCQDTAWEKVSGARPEYTISKVALFSGEDAHGIVIPCFERCKRINCTAFVIDIDRSLCYTVEVEGDEFVPESNSIFYQEICIKVPKTCKKKKLWQVERTLGAVLLDVASVWLPQAMRRNRCYETCIDAGGACKSAQFRTSKALSINNTLGRCALSMVERSIRPQAYRASMYRDEYLQHQCHDILKMDYCSYAEFSNVTLPYSDLELPGVDKRECERRCDLGEDGFICRSYTVVYTSNKKPICRLHSEDTLSLGTSSLVNTPNSIYKEREPCLDVKVRCSDTTLTVTLITMEPFEGRLYANGYGNDCGIQGTGRNVTILTLPLPKTEELDMSKIPCGFTPAFSIDNENRTRTMIWATIVVQFNPIIQRLGDQAVKVGCTIGEHDIPQPRNISVESSLNFADPNAGVPPISTIVMNASSEVPMITMRILNENHQDAVVTKLGERLTLRIEIKPADGPYDIMAGHLVASSATGHWSYLLLNEIGCPTDPTTFPALSKDPIDNRSLIATFTAFKFPESQLVRFNVIVKFCLDKCEPTHCEGNRVSYGRRKRTSTVVASTSEPYIAAEVTEIFRNKTPDELPLQLSIIVQSPVIFADPLLSRDNTTPDTILIAGGHSIDGLLCVDAGLVLGLLIFWLIIQIVLIASCLLAIGRYRRMAIRAEEDRADILARHLYGIHGGNFEIARRVRWADRNNSSIG; the protein is encoded by the exons ATGATAAAAAGTTTTGTTGAAAGGATGCCTGGACGTTCGCGTTCGCtggtattttttcttctcgtcgtcGCCGTCATCATCTCATCGATCATTTGTACAG gatcaTGCCAAAATTGTCAAGATACTGCTTGGGAGAAAGTTAGCGGAGCTAGACCTGAGTATACTATTTCTAAAGTTGCTTTGTTCAGTGGCGAAGATGCTCATGGTATTGTTATCCCTTGCTTCGAAAG ATGTAAACGAATTAATTGCACTGCCTTCGTGATCGACATCGATAGAAGTCTCTGTTATACTGTCGAAGTTGAAGGTGATGAGTTTGTTCCAGAGTCAAACTCtatattttatcaagaaatttgtataaaag tACCTaaaacttgtaaaaaaaagaaactctgGCAAGTAGAAAGAACATTGGGCGCTGTTTTACTCGATGTTGCGTCTGTTTGGTTGCCACAAGCTATGCGGAGAAATCGATGCTATGAAACGTGTATTGATGCAG gtGGTGCCTGTAAATCAGCACAATTTCGTACATCAAAGGCATTATCGATCAATAATACATTGGGAAGATGTGCCTTATCGATGGTCGAAAGAAGTATCAGGCCACAGGCTTATAGGGCTTCCATGTATAGAGACGAGTACCTGCAACATCAGTGTCATGATATAC TGAAAATGGATTATTGTTCCTATGCTGAATTTTCAAATGTAACTCTGCCATATTCAGATCTTGAATTACCTGGTGTTGACAAACGAGAG tgCGAGAGAAGATGCGATCTCGGTGAAGATGGTTTCATTTGTAGAAGTTACACAGTTGTATACACTTCAAACAAGAAACCAATTTGTCGGTTACATTCAGAAGATACATTGAGTCTTGGTACCAGTTCACTTGTTAACACACCTAACagtatttataaagaaagagagcctTGTTTAGACG TTAAGGTACGATGCAGTGACACGACGTTAACAGTCACTTTGATTACGATGGAACCCTTCGAAGGTAGACTCTACGCCAATGGTTATGGAAATGATTGTGGTATTCAAGGTACTGGTCGTAATGTAACAATACTAACACTGCCTTTACCAAAAACTGAGGAATTGGATATGTCTAAAATTCCATGTGGCTTTACGCCAGcattttcaatcgataatgaaaatcg aacAAGGACGATGATATGGGCTACCATAGTCGTACAGTTCAATCCTATTATTCAAAGACTGGGTGATCAAGCTGTTAAAGTTGGATGTACTATAGGTGAACATGATATTCCACAGCCTAGAAATATATCAGTGGAATCAAGTTTAAATTTTGCTGATCCCAA CGCAGGAGTACCGCCAATTTCAACAATCGTAATGAACGCATCATCGGAAGTACCAATGATAACTATGAGAATTTTAAACGAGAATCATCAGGATGCAGTCGTTACGAAGTTGGGAGAAAGGCTAACTCTCAGAATTGAAATTAAACCAGCTGATG GTCCATATGATATCATGGCTGGACATCTAGTAGCTAGTAGTGCAACAGGACATTGGTCTTATCTTCTACTTAACGAAATTGGATGCCCTACGGATCCAACAACCTTTCCAGCGTTATCCAAAGATCCAATTGATAATCGTTCACTCATTGCCACTTTTACCGCGTTCAAATTTCCTGAAAGTCAATTGGTCAGGTTCAAcgttattgttaaattttgtttaGATAAATGCGAGCCG acACATTGCGAAGGAAATCGTGTCTCTTATGGAAGAAGGAAACGAACGTCGACAGTCGTTGCGTCAACATCGGAGCCTTATATTGCTGCTGAGGTAACTGAAATTTTCAGGAACAAAACACCAGATGAACTACCATTACAACTGTCTATCATAGTTCAGAGTCCTGTGATTTTTGCGGATCCTCTACTGTCCAGGGATAATACTACTCCCGATACGATTCTAATCGCTGGTGGAC actcCATTGATGGACTACTCTGCGTAGACGCCGGTTTAGTTTTAGGTTTACTTATCTTTTGGCTGATCATTCAAATAGTTTTGATAGCCTCTTGCCTCTTGGCAATTGGACGATATAGAAGAATGGCTATAAGAGCGGAAGAAGACAGGGCTGATATATTGGCTAGACATCTTTATGGTATTCATGGAGGAAACTTTGAAATTGCTCGAAGGGTCAGATGGGCTGATAGAAACAATTCTTCGATCGGTTGA
- the LOC124952828 gene encoding uncharacterized protein LOC124952828 isoform X2 gives MRRNRCYETCIDAGGACKSAQFRTSKALSINNTLGRCALSMVERSIRPQAYRASMYRDEYLQHQCHDILKMDYCSYAEFSNVTLPYSDLELPGVDKRECERRCDLGEDGFICRSYTVVYTSNKKPICRLHSEDTLSLGTSSLVNTPNSIYKEREPCLDVKVRCSDTTLTVTLITMEPFEGRLYANGYGNDCGIQGTGRNVTILTLPLPKTEELDMSKIPCGFTPAFSIDNENRTRTMIWATIVVQFNPIIQRLGDQAVKVGCTIGEHDIPQPRNISVESSLNFADPNAGVPPISTIVMNASSEVPMITMRILNENHQDAVVTKLGERLTLRIEIKPADGPYDIMAGHLVASSATGHWSYLLLNEIGCPTDPTTFPALSKDPIDNRSLIATFTAFKFPESQLVRFNVIVKFCLDKCEPTHCEGNRVSYGRRKRTSTVVASTSEPYIAAEVTEIFRNKTPDELPLQLSIIVQSPVIFADPLLSRDNTTPDTILIAGGHSIDGLLCVDAGLVLGLLIFWLIIQIVLIASCLLAIGRYRRMAIRAEEDRADILARHLYGIHGGNFEIARRVRWADRNNSSIG, from the exons ATGCGGAGAAATCGATGCTATGAAACGTGTATTGATGCAG gtGGTGCCTGTAAATCAGCACAATTTCGTACATCAAAGGCATTATCGATCAATAATACATTGGGAAGATGTGCCTTATCGATGGTCGAAAGAAGTATCAGGCCACAGGCTTATAGGGCTTCCATGTATAGAGACGAGTACCTGCAACATCAGTGTCATGATATAC TGAAAATGGATTATTGTTCCTATGCTGAATTTTCAAATGTAACTCTGCCATATTCAGATCTTGAATTACCTGGTGTTGACAAACGAGAG tgCGAGAGAAGATGCGATCTCGGTGAAGATGGTTTCATTTGTAGAAGTTACACAGTTGTATACACTTCAAACAAGAAACCAATTTGTCGGTTACATTCAGAAGATACATTGAGTCTTGGTACCAGTTCACTTGTTAACACACCTAACagtatttataaagaaagagagcctTGTTTAGACG TTAAGGTACGATGCAGTGACACGACGTTAACAGTCACTTTGATTACGATGGAACCCTTCGAAGGTAGACTCTACGCCAATGGTTATGGAAATGATTGTGGTATTCAAGGTACTGGTCGTAATGTAACAATACTAACACTGCCTTTACCAAAAACTGAGGAATTGGATATGTCTAAAATTCCATGTGGCTTTACGCCAGcattttcaatcgataatgaaaatcg aacAAGGACGATGATATGGGCTACCATAGTCGTACAGTTCAATCCTATTATTCAAAGACTGGGTGATCAAGCTGTTAAAGTTGGATGTACTATAGGTGAACATGATATTCCACAGCCTAGAAATATATCAGTGGAATCAAGTTTAAATTTTGCTGATCCCAA CGCAGGAGTACCGCCAATTTCAACAATCGTAATGAACGCATCATCGGAAGTACCAATGATAACTATGAGAATTTTAAACGAGAATCATCAGGATGCAGTCGTTACGAAGTTGGGAGAAAGGCTAACTCTCAGAATTGAAATTAAACCAGCTGATG GTCCATATGATATCATGGCTGGACATCTAGTAGCTAGTAGTGCAACAGGACATTGGTCTTATCTTCTACTTAACGAAATTGGATGCCCTACGGATCCAACAACCTTTCCAGCGTTATCCAAAGATCCAATTGATAATCGTTCACTCATTGCCACTTTTACCGCGTTCAAATTTCCTGAAAGTCAATTGGTCAGGTTCAAcgttattgttaaattttgtttaGATAAATGCGAGCCG acACATTGCGAAGGAAATCGTGTCTCTTATGGAAGAAGGAAACGAACGTCGACAGTCGTTGCGTCAACATCGGAGCCTTATATTGCTGCTGAGGTAACTGAAATTTTCAGGAACAAAACACCAGATGAACTACCATTACAACTGTCTATCATAGTTCAGAGTCCTGTGATTTTTGCGGATCCTCTACTGTCCAGGGATAATACTACTCCCGATACGATTCTAATCGCTGGTGGAC actcCATTGATGGACTACTCTGCGTAGACGCCGGTTTAGTTTTAGGTTTACTTATCTTTTGGCTGATCATTCAAATAGTTTTGATAGCCTCTTGCCTCTTGGCAATTGGACGATATAGAAGAATGGCTATAAGAGCGGAAGAAGACAGGGCTGATATATTGGCTAGACATCTTTATGGTATTCATGGAGGAAACTTTGAAATTGCTCGAAGGGTCAGATGGGCTGATAGAAACAATTCTTCGATCGGTTGA
- the LOC124952830 gene encoding uncharacterized protein LOC124952830, whose amino-acid sequence MYRVIISTILIVFAIISNTIAFPQNDLNLDDVSRVDGFVFDGPVDRPFSSTQRSMIDNMADRVPTTRATPPPITPGSEAYENCIARCLVTPEYNPVCGTDNISYDNPGKLNCAVSCGKKISLSAYGRCSADGIRG is encoded by the exons ATGTATCGTGTCATTATTTCTACAATTTTGA tTGTATTCGCAATAATATCAAACACCATAGCCTTTCCTCAG AATGACTTGAATCTCGACGATGTTTCTCGAGTAGATGGTTTCGTTTTCGATGGTCCTGTCGACAGACCATTCTCCTCGACTCAACGTTCAATGATTGATAACATGGCAGATCGTGTACCAACGACGCGAGCGACACCTCCACCTATTACTCCAGGATCCGAAGCTTATGAAAATTGCATTGCTAGATGTttg GTTACTCCAGAATATAATCCTGTATGTGGAACAGACAACATTAGTTATGATAATCCAGGAAAATTAAACTGTGCAGTTAGCTGTGGCAAAA AGATAAGCCTGAGTGCTTATGGACGTTGTAGTGCCGACGGGATCAGAGGTTAA
- the LOC124952829 gene encoding PRELI domain-containing protein 1, mitochondrial: MVKYFEDNTTFYFNWKQVVQGFWVKYPNPHSSHVLSEDTISREVKDGKLYSKRLLTKTNGVPKWGEMLIKKKSVKIVEESILDPEARTLTTYSRNFTYNKAMSVIEKVVYRVSDENPSWTTVHRSAWIWSCVLGFSKAIEAFGQDRLRKNYIKMSLGFNHVLGRMFPQTAQLATSHGSCQPDDLTASKSILAEGLQHSLKDKAEQVKDAAKKATDLAKQKTGQFM, encoded by the exons ATGGTTAAGTATTTTGAAGACAATACAACCTTTTACTTTAATTGGAAACAAGTTGTACAAGGATTTTGGGTCAAATATCCTAATCCCCACAG CTCGCATGTCTTGTCGGAAGATACTATATCTAGAGAAGTTAAGGATGGCAAGCTTTATTCTAAACGTCTCTTGACAAAAACAAACGGAGTACCAAAATGGGgtgaaatgttaattaaaaagaaatctgtTAAAATTGTAGAGGAAAGCATATTGGATCCCGAGGCAAGGACATTGACAACGTATTCAAGAAACTTCACCTATAACAAAGCAATG AGCGTTATCGAGAAAGTTGTTTATCGAGTTTCCGATGAAAATCCTTCATGGACTACAGTACACAGATCAGCATGGATATGGAGTTGTGTGCTTGGATTTAGTAAAGCAATTGAAGCATTTGGCCAAGATAGATTAAGAAAGAACTATATTAAAATGTCATTAGGTTTTAATCATGTTCTTGGACGTATGTTTCCACAAACAGCACAATTAGCAACTTCTCATGGCAGTTGTCAG cCCGACGATTTAACAGCTAGTAAATCAATTCTGGCAGAAGGTTTACAACATTCTTTAAAAGACAAAGCAGAACAAGTAAAAGATGCTGCTAAAAAGGCCACAGATTTAGCGAAGCAAAAGACTGGtcaatttatgtaa
- the LOC124953069 gene encoding COMM domain-containing protein 8-like: MDMIQSLYSNLIDEDKGDVLKELLHACIDEICGHPGPSYHKFMNRMNWSKEAYEDIYKLMIMLLRNPACLYLMEEKMPPEYHDLPESIQKDILNCLKVRQEQLTHALLMEHSKQKLQTLVDFDWRLKLVMGTSKMASLREPLLQLDFIVEEKGTRRIIDVEMNKDELDTLITTMETIIQ, encoded by the exons ATGGACATGATTCAGTCTTTATATTCCAACTTAATCGATGAAGATAAGGGTGATGTGTTGAAAGAA TTATTACATGCGTGCATAGATGAAATTTGTGGACATCCAGGACCGTCTTATCACAAGTTCATGAATCGTATGAATTGGAGTAAAGAAGCATatgaagatatttataaattaatgataatgctTTTACGTAATCCAGCATGTTTATATTTGATGGAAGAAAAG atgCCTCCAGAGTATCACGATCTTCCCGAATCAATTCAAAAAGATATCTTGAATTGTCTAAAAGTTAGACAAGAACAATTAACGCATGCCTTATTAATGGAACACTCcaaacaaaaattacaaactTTAGTTGACTTTGATTGgagattaaaa cTAGTCATGGGTACGAGTAAAATGGCATCGCTACGAGAACCTCTACTTCAATTAGATTTTATTGTTGAAGAAAAGGGAACACGACGTATCATTGACGTTGAAATGAACAAGGACGAATTAGATACGTTGATAACTACAATGGaaacaataatacaataa